A single window of Lonchura striata isolate bLonStr1 chromosome 20, bLonStr1.mat, whole genome shotgun sequence DNA harbors:
- the STX1A gene encoding syntaxin-1A isoform X1, with protein MSDIKKTANKVRSKLKSIEQSIEQEEGLNRSSADLRIRKTQHSTLSRKFVEVMSEYNATQTDYRERCKGRIQRQLEITGRTTTSEELEDMLESGNPAIFSSGIIMDSNITKQALNEIETRHSEIIKLENSIRELHDMFMDMAMLVESQGEMIDRIEYNVEHSVDYVERAVSDTKKAVKYQSKARRVSHGCGRAPLPLPALLTPPSQAQHPAGTLPAPGSLAQLCRCPGTTLPRTSGSSPGPEGCTAEAELPAQTV; from the exons GCATTGAGCAGAGCATCGAACAAGAGGAAGGACTGAACAGGTCATCAGCTGACCTGCGGATAAGGAAAACTCAG CACTCCACCCTGTCCCGCAAGTTCGTGGAGGTGATGTCGGAGTACAACGCCACGCAGACGGACTACCGGGAGCGCTGCAAGGGCAggatccagaggcagctggAGATCA CTGGCAGGACCACCACCAGCGAGGAGCTGGAGGACATGCTGGAGAGCGGCAACCCGGCCATCTTCTCCTCTGGG ATCATCATGGATTCAAACATCACCAAGCAGGCGCTGAACGAGATCGAGACGCGGCACAGTGAGATCATCAAACTGGAGAACAGCATCCGAGAGCTGCACGACATGTTCATGGACATGGCCATGCTGGTGGAGAGCCAG ggagAAATGATTGACCGCATCGAGTACAACGTGGAGCACTCGGTGGACTATGTGGAGCGGGCTGTGTCCGACACCAAAAAAGCGGTGAAGTACCAGAGCAAAGCCAGACGGGTGAGTCACGGCTGTGGCCGGGCCCCATTGcccctgcctgcactgctgaCACCTCCATCCCAggcacagcacccagctggCACCTtgcctgccccgggcagcctggcacagctttgcagGTGCCCAGGGACCACATTACCCCGCACCTCTGGGAGCAGCCCAGGTCCTGAGGGTTGCACAGCTGAGgcagagctcccagcacagaCGGTGTGA
- the VPS37D gene encoding vacuolar protein sorting-associated protein 37D isoform X1 translates to MSRPAAPPGSPRRLGALSTAQLRALLQDEPRLQRAARLSRKFQSLQLEREMCLASNCTQARVNLSLRPRLEDGKASLAIKYQELQEIREACWDKQQRLEVYLEKWSPQSALGQLQAKLDASEAESEAQIKQFLAQDLPLESFLESFCQSRTRSHVCRTQLEKLQELLQKDQAQKDQVGRDPVGPAGCPGAPASMAPARLAPLQSGVAPKAFDLSYGFVPALFIPSEAAAPFPVPAAPPKHHLPALAQQPASPCSEKPSLGSPLRLVGHIPVLSPPAGRGQQQEQEQEPPHR, encoded by the exons ATGTCCCGGCCCGCGGCGCCGCCCGGCTCCCCGCGCCGCCTCGGGGCGCTCAGCACGGCGCAGCTCCGGGCTCTGCTGCAGGACGAGCCGCGGCTGCAGCGCGCCGCCCGCCTCAGCAGGAAG TTCCAGAGTCTACAGCTGGAGCGGGAAATGTGTTTGGCTTCAAACTGCACTCAGGCCAGGGTGAATCTGTCCCTGCGCCCACGGCTGGAGGATGGGAAGGCTTCCCTGGCCATCAAGtaccaggagctgcaggagatccGAGAGGCGTGTTGGGACAAGCAGCAGCGCCTGG AGGTTTACCTGGAGAAGTGGAGCCCACAGAGTGCCCTGGGCCAGCTCCAAGCCAAGCTTGATGCCTCCGAAGCAGAGTCAGAG GCACAGATAAAACAGttcctggcccaggacctgccCCTCGAGTCCTTTCTGGAGTCCTTCTGCCAGAGCCGCACACGCTCCCACGTCTGCCGGACACAGCTGGAGaaactgcaggagctgctgcagaaggaCCAGGCGCAGAAGGACCAGGTGGGCAGGGACCCTGTGGGCCCTGCggggtgcccaggtgccccagctAGCATGGCACCAGCCCGCCTTGCCCCCTTGCAGAGTGGAGTAGCCCCCAAAGCCTTTGATCTGTCCTACGGCTTTGTGCCTGCCTTGTTCATCCCCTCGGAAGCTGCCGCGCCCTTTCCCGTGCCGGCTGCACCTCCCAAGCACCATCTCCCGGCgctggcacagcagccagcatctccctgctccgagaagcccagcctgggctctcCCCTGCGCCTCGTTGGACACATCCCGGTGCTCAGCCCCCCGGCCGGCCgcgggcagcagcaggagcaggagcaggagccgcCGCACCGGTAG
- the DNAJC30 gene encoding dnaJ homolog subfamily C member 30, mitochondrial: MGPAALARLRRLLPAAPRPGRAPPPSRAAQTGAAGPPRPRRDLYEVLGVPPTATAAQIKTAYYEKSFRYHPDRNAGSAAAAERFAAVSEAYRVLGSAALRRRYDRGLLSAAELRDAPRPSGRAAAAAPPPPRAAAARPGPVPTPFDFDAFYRAHYGEQLQREQLLRARREQLRLRREETAAQGRLRVLSDLSIGMLFFLGIALLYGLK; encoded by the coding sequence ATGGGGCCGGCGGCGCTCGCGCGGCTGCGGCGCCTcctccccgcggccccgcggcccggccgcgccccgccgccgtCCCGGGCCGCGCAGACGGGCGCCGCCGGACCCCCGCGGCCTCGCCGCGACCTCTACGAGGTGCTGGGGGTCCCGCCCACGGCGACGGCGGCGCAGATCAAAACGGCGTACTACGAGAAGTCGTTCCGCTACCACCCCGACCGCAACGccggcagcgcggccgcggccgaGCGCTTCGCGGCCGTCAGCGAGGCTTACCGGGTGCTGGGCAGCGCCGCGCTGCGCCGCAGGTACGACCGCGGGCTGCTGAGCGCCGCGGAGCTGCGCGACGCGCCCCGGCCCtcgggccgcgccgccgccgccgccccgccgccgccccgcgccgccgccgcccgccccgggccCGTCCCCACGCCCTTCGACTTCGACGCCTTCTACCGCGCACACTacggggagcagctgcagcgggagcagctgctgcgGGCGCGCCGGGAGCAGCTGCGCCTGCGGCGGGAGGAGACCGCGGCACAGGGACGCCTGCGGGTCTTGTCCGATCTCTCCATCGggatgcttttcttcctggggATCGCTCTCCTCTACGGCCTCAAGTGA
- the BUD23 gene encoding 18S rRNA (guanine-N(7))-methyltransferase isoform X3, translated as MAGSGRRPEHRGPPELFYDEAEARKYTQNSRVVEIQSQMSERAVELLGLPEDRPCLLLDVGCGSGLSGDYISEEGHYWIGMDISPAMLDVAVEREVEGDLLLADVGHGIPFRPGMFDGCISISAVQWLCNADKKSHSPPKRLYKFFSTLYTALARGSRAVLQLYPENSEQLELITAQAMRAGFTGGMVVDYPNSAKAKKFFLCLFVGTSGTLPKVRVSMRQQSCCPG; from the exons ATGGCGGGCAGCGGCCGCCGGCCCGAGCACCGCGGGCCGCCCGAGCTG TTCTACGATGAGGCCGAGGCGCGCAAGTACACGCAGAA CTCCCGCGTGGTGGAGATCCAGTCCCAGATGTCGGAGCGTGccgtggagctgctggggctgcccgaGGACCGCCCGTGCCTCCTCCTGGACGTGGG CTGCGGCTCAGGGCTGAGTGGGGATTACATCTCCGAGGAGGGTCACTACTGGATCGGCATGGACATCAGCCCTGCCATGCTGG ATGTGGCCGTGGAGAGGGAGGTGGAAGGAGACCTTCTCCTGGCAGATGTGGGTCATGGCATTCCCTTCAGGCCTGGCATGTTTGATGGCTGTATCAG tatTTCTGCGGTGCAGTGGCTCTGTAATGCTGACAAGAAGTCACACAGCCCCCCCAAACGCCTCTACAAATTCTTCTCCACTCTTTACACTGCCCTG GCCCGAGGATCccgagctgtgctgcagctgtacCCCGAGAACTCCGAGCAG ctggagctcatcacagccCAAGCCATGAGAGCTGGATTTACAGGGGGAATGGTGGTGGATTACCCCAACAGTGCCAAAGCCAAGAA GTTCTTCCTCTGTCTCTTTGTTGGGACATCTGGCACATTACCAAAGGTGAGGGTCTCCatgaggcagcagagctgctgtcctgGATGA
- the BUD23 gene encoding 18S rRNA (guanine-N(7))-methyltransferase isoform X1, whose amino-acid sequence MAGSGRRPEHRGPPELFYDEAEARKYTQNSRVVEIQSQMSERAVELLGLPEDRPCLLLDVGCGSGLSGDYISEEGHYWIGMDISPAMLDVAVEREVEGDLLLADVGHGIPFRPGMFDGCISISAVQWLCNADKKSHSPPKRLYKFFSTLYTALARGSRAVLQLYPENSEQLELITAQAMRAGFTGGMVVDYPNSAKAKKFFLCLFVGTSGTLPKGLGTECASEELHQAKFTNERTRFRNVKGKSVKKSRDWILEKKERRRRQGKEVRADTKYTGRKRRPRF is encoded by the exons ATGGCGGGCAGCGGCCGCCGGCCCGAGCACCGCGGGCCGCCCGAGCTG TTCTACGATGAGGCCGAGGCGCGCAAGTACACGCAGAA CTCCCGCGTGGTGGAGATCCAGTCCCAGATGTCGGAGCGTGccgtggagctgctggggctgcccgaGGACCGCCCGTGCCTCCTCCTGGACGTGGG CTGCGGCTCAGGGCTGAGTGGGGATTACATCTCCGAGGAGGGTCACTACTGGATCGGCATGGACATCAGCCCTGCCATGCTGG ATGTGGCCGTGGAGAGGGAGGTGGAAGGAGACCTTCTCCTGGCAGATGTGGGTCATGGCATTCCCTTCAGGCCTGGCATGTTTGATGGCTGTATCAG tatTTCTGCGGTGCAGTGGCTCTGTAATGCTGACAAGAAGTCACACAGCCCCCCCAAACGCCTCTACAAATTCTTCTCCACTCTTTACACTGCCCTG GCCCGAGGATCccgagctgtgctgcagctgtacCCCGAGAACTCCGAGCAG ctggagctcatcacagccCAAGCCATGAGAGCTGGATTTACAGGGGGAATGGTGGTGGATTACCCCAACAGTGCCAAAGCCAAGAA GTTCTTCCTCTGTCTCTTTGTTGGGACATCTGGCACATTACCAAAG GGCCTTGGTACCGAGTGTGCCAGTGAAGAGCTGCACCAGGCAAAGTTCACCAATGAGAG GACACGGTTCAGAAATGTCAAGGGCAAGTCTGTGAAGAAAAGCCGGGACTGGATCCTGGAGAAGAAGGAGCGTAGACGACGCCAGGGCAA GGAGGTGCGAGCAGACACCAAATACACGGGGCGGAAGCGCCGTCCTCGCTTCTGA
- the VPS37D gene encoding vacuolar protein sorting-associated protein 37D isoform X2 produces the protein MSRPAAPPGSPRRLGALSTAQLRALLQDEPRLQRAARLSRKFQSLQLEREMCLASNCTQARVNLSLRPRLEDGKASLAIKYQELQEIREACWDKQQRLEVYLEKWSPQSALGQLQAKLDASEAESEAQIKQFLAQDLPLESFLESFCQSRTRSHVCRTQLEKLQELLQKDQAQKDQSGVAPKAFDLSYGFVPALFIPSEAAAPFPVPAAPPKHHLPALAQQPASPCSEKPSLGSPLRLVGHIPVLSPPAGRGQQQEQEQEPPHR, from the exons ATGTCCCGGCCCGCGGCGCCGCCCGGCTCCCCGCGCCGCCTCGGGGCGCTCAGCACGGCGCAGCTCCGGGCTCTGCTGCAGGACGAGCCGCGGCTGCAGCGCGCCGCCCGCCTCAGCAGGAAG TTCCAGAGTCTACAGCTGGAGCGGGAAATGTGTTTGGCTTCAAACTGCACTCAGGCCAGGGTGAATCTGTCCCTGCGCCCACGGCTGGAGGATGGGAAGGCTTCCCTGGCCATCAAGtaccaggagctgcaggagatccGAGAGGCGTGTTGGGACAAGCAGCAGCGCCTGG AGGTTTACCTGGAGAAGTGGAGCCCACAGAGTGCCCTGGGCCAGCTCCAAGCCAAGCTTGATGCCTCCGAAGCAGAGTCAGAG GCACAGATAAAACAGttcctggcccaggacctgccCCTCGAGTCCTTTCTGGAGTCCTTCTGCCAGAGCCGCACACGCTCCCACGTCTGCCGGACACAGCTGGAGaaactgcaggagctgctgcagaaggaCCAGGCGCAGAAGGACCAG AGTGGAGTAGCCCCCAAAGCCTTTGATCTGTCCTACGGCTTTGTGCCTGCCTTGTTCATCCCCTCGGAAGCTGCCGCGCCCTTTCCCGTGCCGGCTGCACCTCCCAAGCACCATCTCCCGGCgctggcacagcagccagcatctccctgctccgagaagcccagcctgggctctcCCCTGCGCCTCGTTGGACACATCCCGGTGCTCAGCCCCCCGGCCGGCCgcgggcagcagcaggagcaggagcaggagccgcCGCACCGGTAG
- the BUD23 gene encoding 18S rRNA (guanine-N(7))-methyltransferase isoform X2, with translation MAGSGRRPEHRGPPELFYDEAEARKYTQNCGSGLSGDYISEEGHYWIGMDISPAMLDVAVEREVEGDLLLADVGHGIPFRPGMFDGCISISAVQWLCNADKKSHSPPKRLYKFFSTLYTALARGSRAVLQLYPENSEQLELITAQAMRAGFTGGMVVDYPNSAKAKKFFLCLFVGTSGTLPKGLGTECASEELHQAKFTNERTRFRNVKGKSVKKSRDWILEKKERRRRQGKEVRADTKYTGRKRRPRF, from the exons ATGGCGGGCAGCGGCCGCCGGCCCGAGCACCGCGGGCCGCCCGAGCTG TTCTACGATGAGGCCGAGGCGCGCAAGTACACGCAGAA CTGCGGCTCAGGGCTGAGTGGGGATTACATCTCCGAGGAGGGTCACTACTGGATCGGCATGGACATCAGCCCTGCCATGCTGG ATGTGGCCGTGGAGAGGGAGGTGGAAGGAGACCTTCTCCTGGCAGATGTGGGTCATGGCATTCCCTTCAGGCCTGGCATGTTTGATGGCTGTATCAG tatTTCTGCGGTGCAGTGGCTCTGTAATGCTGACAAGAAGTCACACAGCCCCCCCAAACGCCTCTACAAATTCTTCTCCACTCTTTACACTGCCCTG GCCCGAGGATCccgagctgtgctgcagctgtacCCCGAGAACTCCGAGCAG ctggagctcatcacagccCAAGCCATGAGAGCTGGATTTACAGGGGGAATGGTGGTGGATTACCCCAACAGTGCCAAAGCCAAGAA GTTCTTCCTCTGTCTCTTTGTTGGGACATCTGGCACATTACCAAAG GGCCTTGGTACCGAGTGTGCCAGTGAAGAGCTGCACCAGGCAAAGTTCACCAATGAGAG GACACGGTTCAGAAATGTCAAGGGCAAGTCTGTGAAGAAAAGCCGGGACTGGATCCTGGAGAAGAAGGAGCGTAGACGACGCCAGGGCAA GGAGGTGCGAGCAGACACCAAATACACGGGGCGGAAGCGCCGTCCTCGCTTCTGA
- the STX1A gene encoding syntaxin-1A isoform X2: protein MSDIKKTANKVRSKLKSIEQSIEQEEGLNRSSADLRIRKTQHSTLSRKFVEVMSEYNATQTDYRERCKGRIQRQLEITGRTTTSEELEDMLESGNPAIFSSGIIMDSNITKQALNEIETRHSEIIKLENSIRELHDMFMDMAMLVESQGEMIDRIEYNVEHSVDYVERAVSDTKKAVKYQSKARRKKIMIIICCVILGIVIASTFGGIFG from the exons GCATTGAGCAGAGCATCGAACAAGAGGAAGGACTGAACAGGTCATCAGCTGACCTGCGGATAAGGAAAACTCAG CACTCCACCCTGTCCCGCAAGTTCGTGGAGGTGATGTCGGAGTACAACGCCACGCAGACGGACTACCGGGAGCGCTGCAAGGGCAggatccagaggcagctggAGATCA CTGGCAGGACCACCACCAGCGAGGAGCTGGAGGACATGCTGGAGAGCGGCAACCCGGCCATCTTCTCCTCTGGG ATCATCATGGATTCAAACATCACCAAGCAGGCGCTGAACGAGATCGAGACGCGGCACAGTGAGATCATCAAACTGGAGAACAGCATCCGAGAGCTGCACGACATGTTCATGGACATGGCCATGCTGGTGGAGAGCCAG ggagAAATGATTGACCGCATCGAGTACAACGTGGAGCACTCGGTGGACTATGTGGAGCGGGCTGTGTCCGACACCAAAAAAGCGGTGAAGTACCAGAGCAAAGCCAGACGG AAGAAGATCATGATCATAATCTGCTGCGTGATCCTGGGCATCGTCATCGCCTCCACCTTCGGCGGCATTTTCGGCTAG